Proteins from one Ricinus communis isolate WT05 ecotype wild-type chromosome 9, ASM1957865v1, whole genome shotgun sequence genomic window:
- the LOC8258944 gene encoding elongation factor P isoform X3, with amino-acid sequence MTALHQIRKKLSESLTSSSSILKLLSSSSSLYTSPWSASQYRGAKVTAIHLRPGNVIETKGKVYQVLEVEHKQRGRGGASMQVELRNIDNGNKQSLRFNTEEAVERVFVQERSFTFLYEEQGKAYLMDPEKFEQLEVPTELFGNAAPYLKEDMQVKLQLYDEAPLSGSIPKQVTCTIKETQPPMKGLTATPRHAFVEG; translated from the exons ATGACAGCTCTtcatcaaataagaaagaaactCTCTGAGTCActcacttcttcttcttcgatATTAAAGTTGttatcatcatcttcttcactttATACTTCTCCATGGTCTGCCAGTCAATACCGCGGCGCTAAAGTCACTGCCATTCat TTAAGACCTGGCAATGTCATTGAGACTAAAg GAAAAGTTTATCAG GTGCTTGAGGTGGAGCATAAGCAGCGAGGTAGAGGGGGAGCATCCATGCag GTGGAGCTTCGCAACATAGACAATGGAAACAAACAAAGCTTACGGTTTAATACTGAGGAAGCTGTTGAAA GGGTATTTGTCCAGGAAAGGTCTTTCACATTTCTGTATGAAGAACAGGGAAAGGCATATCTAATGGA CCCTGAAAAGTTTGAGCAACTTGAAGTGCCAACAGAGTTGTTTGGCAATGCTGCACCATATCTAAAAG AGGACATGCAAGTTAAATTGCAATTATATGATGAAGCACCTTTGTCTGGATCAATTCCTAAACAAGTAACATGCACTATAAAGGAGACACAACCACCTATGAAGGGGCTTACAGCTACACCGCG ACATGCTTTTGTTGAAGGCTGA
- the LOC8258944 gene encoding elongation factor P isoform X1, with the protein MTALHQIRKKLSESLTSSSSILKLLSSSSSLYTSPWSASQYRGAKVTAIHLRPGNVIETKGKVYQVLEVEHKQRGRGGASMQVELRNIDNGNKQSLRFNTEEAVERVFVQERSFTFLYEEQGKAYLMDPEKFEQLEVPTELFGNAAPYLKEDMQVKLQLYDEAPLSGSIPKQVTCTIKETQPPMKGLTATPRYKKALLDNNVTIQVPAYLDTGEEIIVDTNEHSFISRANK; encoded by the exons ATGACAGCTCTtcatcaaataagaaagaaactCTCTGAGTCActcacttcttcttcttcgatATTAAAGTTGttatcatcatcttcttcactttATACTTCTCCATGGTCTGCCAGTCAATACCGCGGCGCTAAAGTCACTGCCATTCat TTAAGACCTGGCAATGTCATTGAGACTAAAg GAAAAGTTTATCAG GTGCTTGAGGTGGAGCATAAGCAGCGAGGTAGAGGGGGAGCATCCATGCag GTGGAGCTTCGCAACATAGACAATGGAAACAAACAAAGCTTACGGTTTAATACTGAGGAAGCTGTTGAAA GGGTATTTGTCCAGGAAAGGTCTTTCACATTTCTGTATGAAGAACAGGGAAAGGCATATCTAATGGA CCCTGAAAAGTTTGAGCAACTTGAAGTGCCAACAGAGTTGTTTGGCAATGCTGCACCATATCTAAAAG AGGACATGCAAGTTAAATTGCAATTATATGATGAAGCACCTTTGTCTGGATCAATTCCTAAACAAGTAACATGCACTATAAAGGAGACACAACCACCTATGAAGGGGCTTACAGCTACACCGCG GTATAAAAAGGCTCTGCTGGACAATAATGTCACTATTCAA GTACCTGCTTATCTAGATACCGGTGAAGAAATCATTGTCGATACTAACGAGCACTCCTTTATTAGCAG GGCCAATAAATAA
- the LOC8258944 gene encoding elongation factor P isoform X2, which yields MSLRLKVSFFFFLKKSNRVLSFLLLLVLWLINSFYDAGKVYQVLEVEHKQRGRGGASMQVELRNIDNGNKQSLRFNTEEAVERVFVQERSFTFLYEEQGKAYLMDPEKFEQLEVPTELFGNAAPYLKEDMQVKLQLYDEAPLSGSIPKQVTCTIKETQPPMKGLTATPRYKKALLDNNVTIQVPAYLDTGEEIIVDTNEHSFISRANK from the exons ATGTCATTGAGACTAAAggtaagtttttttttttttttaaagaaaagcaaTCGGGTgttatcttttcttcttttgctagTATTGTGGCTGATAAATAGTTTTTATGATGCAGGAAAAGTTTATCAG GTGCTTGAGGTGGAGCATAAGCAGCGAGGTAGAGGGGGAGCATCCATGCag GTGGAGCTTCGCAACATAGACAATGGAAACAAACAAAGCTTACGGTTTAATACTGAGGAAGCTGTTGAAA GGGTATTTGTCCAGGAAAGGTCTTTCACATTTCTGTATGAAGAACAGGGAAAGGCATATCTAATGGA CCCTGAAAAGTTTGAGCAACTTGAAGTGCCAACAGAGTTGTTTGGCAATGCTGCACCATATCTAAAAG AGGACATGCAAGTTAAATTGCAATTATATGATGAAGCACCTTTGTCTGGATCAATTCCTAAACAAGTAACATGCACTATAAAGGAGACACAACCACCTATGAAGGGGCTTACAGCTACACCGCG GTATAAAAAGGCTCTGCTGGACAATAATGTCACTATTCAA GTACCTGCTTATCTAGATACCGGTGAAGAAATCATTGTCGATACTAACGAGCACTCCTTTATTAGCAG GGCCAATAAATAA
- the LOC8286296 gene encoding mitochondrial dicarboxylate/tricarboxylate transporter DTC, with product MGDEKKSQAAAGVWPTVKPFVNGGASGMLATCVIQPIDMIKVRIQLGQGSAAQVTRTMLKEEGFGAFYKGLSAGLLRQATYTTARLGSFKILTNKAIEANDGKPLPLYQKALCGLTAGAIGATVGSPADLALIRMQADATLPAAQRRNYKNAFHALYRISSDEGVLALWKGAGPTVVRAMALNMGMLASYDQTVEFFRDSVGLSEAATVIGASAVSGFFASACSLPFDYVKTQIQKMQPDAQGKYPYTGSLDCAMKTLKSGGPFKFYTGFPVYCVRIAPHVMMTWIFLNQIQKFEKTVGL from the exons ATGGGAGATGAGAAGAAGTCCCAAGCAGCAGCTGGTGTATGGCCTACTGTTAAACCTTTTGTTAATGGTGGTGCCTCTGGTATGCTTGCCACTTGTGTCATTCAACCCATCGATATGATCAAG GTGAGGATTCAATTGGGTCAGGGTTCAGCTGCTCAGGTGACGAGGACTATGCTTAAAGAAGAGGGTTTTGGTGCCTTCTACAAG GGGCTATCTGCTGGACTACTCAGGCAAGCCACATATACAACTGCCCGACTTGGATCATTCAA gattTTGACCAACAAAGCTATTGAAGCCAATGATGGGAAGCCTCTACCTTTATATCAGAAGGCTTTGTGTGGGCTAACTGCTGGTGCTATTGGAGCAACTGTTGGCAGTCCAGCAGATTTAGCACTTATCCGTATGCAGGCGGATGCCACTCTCCCTGCTGCTCAGCGCCGAAATTACAAAAATGCCTTCCATGCCCTTTACCGTATCTCCTCAGACGAAGGAGTTTTGGCTCTGTGGAAGGGTGCAGGCCCAACTGTAGTGAGAGCCATGGCATTGAACATGGGAATGCTTGCTTCTTATGATCAAACTGTTGAGTTTTTCAGGGATTCTGTTGGTTTGAGTGAAGCTGCTACTGTGATTG GTGCAAGTGCTGTATCAGGGTTCTTTGCTTCAGCTTGCAGTCTTCCCTTTGATTATGTTAAAACTCAAATTCAGAAAATGCAACCTGATGCTCAAGGAAAATATCCTTACACTGGCTCTTTAGACTGTGCCATGAAGACTCTTAAGTCAGGAGGACCATTCAAATTCTACACAGGATTCCCTGTCTATTGTGTTAGAATCGCTCCACATGTCATG ATGACCTGGATATTCCTGAACCAGATCCAAAAGTTTGAGAAAACCGTGGGGTTGTAG